In a single window of the Cuculus canorus isolate bCucCan1 chromosome 25, bCucCan1.pri, whole genome shotgun sequence genome:
- the LOC128854615 gene encoding feather keratin 1-like, with protein sequence MENDCLRAVSVGLGRCRSSIKAGPSPHSLIHSSCLLLLRNKVHLQPQAMSCYNTCLPCQPCGPTPLANSCNEPCFRQCQDSRVVIQPSPVVVTLPGPILSSFPQNTAVGSSTGAAVGSILSDAGVPINSGGFGLSGLSGFGRGYCGRRCFPC encoded by the exons ATGGAAAATGACTGCCTGCGTGCAGTGAGTGTGGGCCTGGGGCGGTGCAGGAGCAGTATAAAAGCAGGCCCTTCTCCTCACTCTCTCATCCACTCTTCttgcctccttctcctcaggaaCAAG gtgcatctccagccccaagccatgtcctgctacaacacctgcctgccctgccagccctgcggcccgaCCCCACTGGCCAACAGCTGCAATGAGCCCTGTTtcaggcagtgccaggactccagGGTTGTCATCCAGCCCTCCccggtggtggtgaccctgcccggacccatcctcagctccttcccacagaacacCGCCGTGGGATCCTCCACCGgcgctgctgttggcagcatcctcagtgaTGCAGGAGTGCCCATCAACTCTGGGGGCTTTGGCCTCTCTGGCTTGTCCGGCTTCGGTAGAGGCTACTGTGGCAGGAGATGcttcccctgctaa
- the LOC128854490 gene encoding feather beta keratin-like has product MSEMRKLNGRVDGHQNPTCAIREAVFFVEVTLLENYCLRAVSVGLGRYRGSIKAGPSSHSLIHSSRLHLLRNKVHLQPQAMSCYNTCLPCQPCGPTPLANSCNEPCTLQCQDSRVVIQPSPVVVTLPGPILSSFPQNTAVGSSTGAAVGSILSDAGVPINSGGFGLSGLSGFGGRYCGRRCFPC; this is encoded by the exons ATGTCAGAAATGAGGAAATTGAACGGCAGAGTTGATGGACACCAAAACCCAACCTGTGCCATCAGGGAGGctgttttttttgtggaggTGACTCTGCTGGAAAATTACTGCCTGCGTGCAGTGAGTGTGGGCCTGGGGCGGTACAGGGGCAGTATAAAAGCAGGTCCTTCTTCTCACTCTCTCATCCACTCCTCTCGCCTCCATCTCCTCAGGAACAAG GTGcatctccagccccaagccatgtcctgctacaacacctgcctgccctgccagccctgcggcccgaCCCCACTGGCCAACAGCTGCAATGAGCCCTGTAccctgcagtgccaggactccagGGTTGTCATCCAGCCCTCTcccgtggtggtgaccctgcccggacccatcctcagctccttccctcagaacaCAGCCGTTGGATCCTCCACCGgcgctgctgttggcagcatcctcagtgaTGCGGGAGTGCCCATCAACTCTGGGGGCTTCGGCCTCTCCGGCTTGTCCGGCTTCGGTGGCCGCTACTGTGGAAGGAGATGCTTCCCCTGCtaa
- the LOC104058103 gene encoding feather beta keratin — protein MSCYNACLPCQPCGPTPLANSCNEPCTLQCQDSRVVIQPSPVVVTLPGPILSSFPQNTAVGNSTGAAVGSILSDAGVPINSGGFGLSGLSGFGGRYGGRRCFPC, from the coding sequence atgtcctgctacaacgcctgcctgccctgccagccctgcggcccgaCCCCACTGGCCAACAGCTGCAATGAGCCCTGTAccctgcagtgccaggactccagGGTTGTCATCCAGCCCTCTcccgtggtggtgaccctgcctggacccatcctcagctccttcccacagaacacCGCTGTGGGAAACTCCACTGgcgctgctgttggcagcatcctcagtgaTGCGGGAGTGCCCATCAACTCCGGGGGCTTTGGACTCTCTGGCTTGTCCGGCTTTGGTGGCCGCTACGGTGGCAGGAGATGCTTCCCCTGCTAA
- the LOC128854491 gene encoding feather keratin 1-like, whose translation MSVLVTPKPNLSHQGGCFVLEVTLLENYCLRTVSVGLGRCRSSIKAGPSPHSLIHSSRLHLLGNKVHLQPQAMSCYNACLPCQPCGPTPLANSCNEPCTLQCQDSRVVIQPSPVVVTLPGPILSSFPQNTAVGNSTGAAVGNILSDAGVPINSGGFGLSGFGGFGSGYCGRRCFPC comes from the exons ATGTCAGTGTTGGTGACACCAAAACCCAACCTGAGCCACCAGggaggctgttttgttttggaggtgACTCTGCTGGAAAATTACTGCCTGCGCACAGTGAGTGTGGGCCTGGGGCGGTGCAGGAGCAGTATAAAagcaggtccttctcctcactCTCTCATCCACTCCTCTCGCCTCCACCTCCTTGGGAACAAG GTGcatctccagccccaagccatgtcctgctacAACGCgtgcctgccctgccagccctgcggcccgaCCCCACTGGCCAACAGCTGCAATGAGCCCTGTAccctgcagtgccaggactccagGGTTGTCATCCAGCCCTCCccggtggtggtgaccctgcccggacccatcctcagctccttcccccagAATACCGCCGTGGGAAATTCCACCGGCGCTGCTGTTGGCAACATCCTCAGTGATGCAGGAGTGCCCATCAACTCTGGGGGCTTCGGCCTCTCCGGCTTCGGTGGCTTCGGCAGTGGCTACTGTGGCAGGAGATGCTTCCCCTGCTAA
- the LOC128854553 gene encoding feather beta keratin-like, which translates to MSCYNTCLPCQPCGPTPLANSCNEPCTLQCQDSRVVIQPSPVVVTLPGPILSSFPQNTAVGNSTGAAVGSILSDAGVPINSGGFGLSGLSGFGGRYYGNRCLPC; encoded by the coding sequence atgtcctgctacaacacctgcctgccctgccagccctgcggcccgaCCCCACTGGCCAACAGCTGCAATGAGCCCTGTAccctgcagtgccaggactccagGGTTGTCATCCAGCCCTCTcccgtggtggtgaccctgcccggacccatcctcagctccttcccacagaacacCGCCGTGGGAAACTCCACCGGCGCTGCcgttggcagcatcctcagtgaTGCGGGAGTGCCCATCAACTCTGGGGGCTTTGGACTCTCTGGCTTGTCTGGCTTTGGTGGCCGTTATTATGGTAACAGATGCCTCCCCTGCTAA
- the LOC128854492 gene encoding feather keratin 1-like gives SKRNLCHQGGCFVLEVTLLENYCLHAVSVGLGRCRSSIKAGPSPHSLIHSSCLHLLRNKVHLQPQAMSCYNTCLPCQPCGPTPLANSCNEPCTLQCQDSRVVIQPSPVVVTLPGPILSSFPQNTAVGNSTGAAVGSILSDAGVPINSGGFGLSGLSGFGSGYCGRRCFPC, from the exons TCAAAACGCAACCTGTGCCATCAGggaggctgttttgttttggaggtgACTCTGCTGGAAAATTATTGCCTGCATGCAGTGAGTGTGGGCCTGGGGCGGTGCAGGAGCAGTATAAAAGCAGGCCCTTCTCCTCACTCTCTCATACACTCCTCTTGCCTCCATCTCCTCAGGAACAAG GTGcatctccagccccaagccatgtcctgctacaacacctgcctgccctgccagccctgcggcccgaCCCCACTGGCCAACAGCTGCAATGAGCCCTGTAccctgcagtgccaggactccagGGTTGTCATCCAGCCCTCTcccgtggtggtgaccctgcctggacccatcctcagctccttcccacagaacacCGCCGTGGGAAACTCTACCGgcgctgctgttggcagcatcctcagtgaTGCGGGAGTGCCCATCAACTCCGGGGGCTTTGGACTCTCCGGCTTGTCTGGCTTCGGCAGTGGCTACTGTGGCAGGAGATGCTTCCCCTGCTAA
- the LOC128854551 gene encoding feather keratin 3-like, producing the protein MSCYNTCLPCQPCGPTPLANSCNECCVRQCQDSTVVIQPSPVVVTLPGPILTSFPQNTAVGNSTGAAVGSILSDAGVPINSGGFGLSGLSGFGGRYCGRRCLPC; encoded by the coding sequence atgtcctgctacaacacctgcctgccctgccagccctgcggcccgaCCCCACTGGCCAACAGCTGCAATGAGTGCTGTGTCcggcagtgccaggactccaCCGTTGTCATCCAGCCCTCTcccgtggtggtgaccctgcccggacccatcctcacCTCCTTCCCGCAGAACACCGCCGTGGGAAACTCCACCGgcgctgctgttggcagcatcctcagtgaTGCGGGAGTGCCCATCAACTCTGGGGGCTTTGGCCTCTCCGGCTTGTCCGGCTTCGGTGGCCGCTACTGTGGCAGGAGATGCCTCCCCTGCTAA
- the LOC128854550 gene encoding feather keratin 1-like encodes MENDCLRAVSVGLGRCRSSIKASPSPHSLIHSSCLLLLRNKVHLQPQAMSCYNTCLPCQPCGPTPLANSCNEPCTLQCQDSRVVIQPSPVVVTLPGPILSSFPQNTAMGNSTGAAVGSILSDAGVPINSGGFGLSGLSGFGRGYCGRRCFPC; translated from the exons ATGGAAAATGACTGCCTGCGTGCAGTGAGTGTGGGCCTGGGGCGGTGCAGGAGCAGTATAAAagcaagcccttctcctcactcTCTCATCCACTCTTCttgcctccttctcctcaggaaCAAG gtgcatctccagccccaagccatgtcctgctacaacacctgcctgccctgccagccctgcggcccgaCCCCACTGGCCAACAGCTGCAATGAGCCCTGTAccctgcagtgccaggactccagGGTTGTCATCCAGCCCTCCccggtggtggtgaccctgcctggacccatcctcagctccttcccacagaacacCGCCATGGGAAACTCCACCGGCGCTGCcgttggcagcatcctcagtgaTGCGGGAGTGCCCATCAACTCTGGGGGCTTCGGCCTCTCCGGCTTGTCTGGCTTCGGCAGAGGCTACTGTGGCAGGAGGTGCTTCCCCTGCTAA
- the LOC128854493 gene encoding feather beta keratin-like: MDTNHNLCHQGRYFVLEVTLLENYHLHAVSVCLGQCRSSIKAGPSPRSLIHCSCLHPLGNKVHLQPQAMSCYNTCLPCQPCGPTPLANSCNEPCTLQCQDSRVVIQPSPVVVTLPGPILSSFPQNTAVGNSTGAAVGSILSDAGVPINSGGFGLSGLSGFGGRYCGTRCLPC, from the exons ATGGACACAAACCACAACCTGTGCCACCAAGGAAGGTATTTTGTTTTGGAGGTGACTCTGCTGGAAAATTACCACCTGCATGCAGTGAGTGTGTGCCTGGGGCAGTGCAGGAGCAGTATAAAAGCAGGTCCTTCTCCTCGCTCTCTCATCCACTGTTCTTGCCTCCATCCCCTTGGGAACAAG GTGcatctccagccccaagccatgtcctgctacaacacctgcctgccctgccagccctgcggcccgaCCCCACTGGCCAACAGCTGCAATGAGCCCTGTAccctgcagtgccaggactccagGGTTGTCATCCAGCCCTCTcccgtggtggtgaccctgcccggacccatcctcagctccttccctcagaacaCCGCCGTGGGAAACTCCACCggtgctgctgttggcagcatcctcagtgaTGCGGGAGTGCCCATCAACTCTGGGGGCTTTGGACTCTCCGGCTTGTCCGGCTTCGGTGGCCGCTACTGTGGCACCAGGTGCCTTCCCTGCtaa
- the LOC128854494 gene encoding feather keratin 1-like, with the protein MEWKHCQTSKCNLCHQGGCFVLEVTLLENYCLHAVSVGLGRCRSSIKAGPSPHSLIHSSCLHLLRNKVHLQPQAMSCYNACLPCQPCGPTPLANSCNEPCTLQCQDSRVVIQPSPVVVTLPGPILSSFPQNTAVGNSTGAAVGSILSDAGVPINSGGFGLSGLSGFGRGYCGRRCFPC; encoded by the exons ATGGAATGGAAGCATTGTCAGACATCAAAATGCAACCTGTGCCATCAGggaggctgttttgttttggaggtgACTCTGCTGGAAAATTATTGCCTGCATGCAGTGAGTGTGGGCCTGGGGCGGTGCAGGAGCAGTATAAAAGCAGGCCCTTCTCCTCACTCTCTCATACACTCCTCTTGCCTCCATCTCCTCAGGAACAAG GTGcatctccagccccaagccatgtcctgctacAACGCgtgcctgccctgccagccctgcggcccgaCCCCACTGGCCAACAGCTGCAATGAGCCCTGTAccctgcagtgccaggactccagAGTTGTCATCCAGCCCTCCccggtggtggtgaccctgcccggacccatcctcagctccttcccacagaacacCGCCGTGGGAAACTCCACCGGTGCTGCcgttggcagcatcctcagtgaTGCGGGAGTGCCCATCAACTCCGGGGGCTTTGGACTCTCTGGCTTGTCTGGCTTCGGCAGAGGCTACTGTGGCAGGAGATGcttcccctgctaa
- the LOC104054924 gene encoding feather keratin 1-like: MSCYNACLPCQPCGPTPLANSCNEPCTLQCQDSRVVIQPSPVVVTLPGPILSSFPQNTAVGSSTGAAVGSILSDAGVPINSGGFGLSGLSGFGSRYCGTRCLPC; this comes from the coding sequence aTGTCCTGCTACAACGCgtgcctgccctgccagccctgcggcccgaCCCCACTGGCCAACAGCTGCAATGAGCCCTGTAccctgcagtgccaggactccagGGTTGTCATCCAGCCCTCCccggtggtggtgaccctgcctggacccatcctcagctccttcccacagaacacCGCCGTGGGATCCTCCACCGgcgctgctgttggcagcatcctcagtgaTGCGGGAGTGCCCATCAACTCTGGGGGCTTTGGCCTCTCCGGCTTGTCCGGCTTCGGCAGCCGCTACTGTGGCACCAGGTGCCTCCCCTGCTaa